In the genome of Gemmatimonadales bacterium, the window CAGGGCGGCGAGGCAACTGTGCGTGGAATCGCGCGGTACGCGGAACGCCAGCACGAGCGGCCTCGCGTGGGGCAAGGCACATACCACGAGGCGCCTCGCTGGGCGCATGATGCGTCGGGTGCAACGGCTGGCAGCGCACGCGGGGCGTTTTGCGGGTTCTCGTCGCGCGTTAGCTTCCGGCATGACATTCACGGCGTTGCTCTACGAGGTGGCCGGCGGGATCGCCCGAGTCACGATCAATCGCCCCGACAAGTTGAACGCGCTCAACGCAAGCGTCATCGCCGAGCTGGACGATGCGGTGAGTCACATCGAGAGCGACGCCGCGGTGGGTGGAGTGATCCTCACCGGCGCCGGCGGCAAGGCATTCGTGGCCGGTGCGGACATCGCGGAGCTGGCACAGCAGGGGCCAATGGAAGGCAAGGCGCGCGCGCAGGCGGGCCAACGCATGATGCGGCGCCTGGAGCGGTGCGGCAAACCGGTGATCGCGGCGGTGAACGGGTTCGCGCTGGGCGGTGGGTGCGAGCTTGCGATGGCGTGCCACCTGCGCGTGGCGAGCGAGACGGCAAAGTTCGGGCAGCCCGAAGTCAAGCTCGGGCTCGCGCCCGGCTACGGCGGGACGGTGCGGCTGCCGAGGCTCGTGGGACGGGGGCGCGCGCTCGAGCTCTTGCTCACGGGGGACATGATCGGCGCACAGGAGGCATGGCGCATCGGGCTGGTAAACCGCGTGGTGCCGGCGGACCGGCTGATGGCGGAGAGCGAAGCGCTGATGCGCACGATCCTCGCCCAGGGGCCACTGGCGCTGCGCGCCGTGCTCGAGGCGGTGGACGCGGGGCTCGACCTCCCGCTCGACGACGCGCTGCGCTTCGAAGCGAACCTGTTCGGCCTGCTCTCAGGGACCGCCGACATGCGCGAGGGCACGTCGGCGTTTCTGGAGAAGCGGGCGCCTCGGTTCGAGGGGAAGTAGCGCGCGGGGCGGCGGGGCGGCGCTACCCCTGCTTCGCCCCGTCGCCCCGCGTCACCGGCCTCGGCGATACAGGTTGGGGCGCCACGGGATCGAGCATCCCGCTCTTGGCCACGAGCTGCGCCGCCAGCACCGTCTGGATCACCCCGCTGATCTGCTGGGTCGTCGCCTCGGGCGCGCCACCGTCGCCCGCGATCGTGACGAGCTTCGCCTCCGCCAGCGCCTCCGCGATGACGGGCGCGATCTGCGGCAGCATCTCGATCTGCCGGTAACGGAAGTACGATTCCCCGCCCTCCCGGATCGCCTCGTTCACCTTTCGGATGCTTTCAGCCTGCGCCGTCGCCACCGTCGTGATCCGGATCGCCTCCGCCTCCGCCGCAGCCTGCGCCTCGATCCGTACCCGCTCGGCGTCGGCCTTGGCCTGCGCGATCTGCGTCGCATCCAGCTCCGAGGCGCGCTGCACCGCCAGCGCGTCCTGCTTCTTCGCCTCGGCCGCCGCGACGAGCGCCGCGTTCGAGGCCTTGGTCTGCTCCAGCTCGCGCTGCTTGTCGGAGATGGCGCGCTCGGCGTCGAGTTGCGCCTCCTTCGAGCGCCGGGCCTGCTGCGCCGAAACGATCTCGGCGTTAGCCTGCGCCTCCGCGGCGCTCTGACGCCGCCGCGCCTCGGCCACCTCGCTCTGCACCGCCTTGATGTTGAGCGAGTTGAAGATGAGGCCGAGATCGGTGAGCTCGCGCGAGCACGCCTTGCGGATGATCACGGCAAGCGGATCGTCATCGTCCTCAACGCTCCCGATGGGTGCGGGCGGCCCCGGCGGCGGCGCCGGCGCGAGCGCGGTACCCGGTGCCGCGCCCTCGCCCGATGGGAGCGCGCGCACCGGCGCCGTCTTGGCGGA includes:
- a CDS encoding enoyl-CoA hydratase-related protein translates to MTFTALLYEVAGGIARVTINRPDKLNALNASVIAELDDAVSHIESDAAVGGVILTGAGGKAFVAGADIAELAQQGPMEGKARAQAGQRMMRRLERCGKPVIAAVNGFALGGGCELAMACHLRVASETAKFGQPEVKLGLAPGYGGTVRLPRLVGRGRALELLLTGDMIGAQEAWRIGLVNRVVPADRLMAESEALMRTILAQGPLALRAVLEAVDAGLDLPLDDALRFEANLFGLLSGTADMREGTSAFLEKRAPRFEGK